CATTTACCCTATTTATTTGACCGATTTTATCGAGCCGATAAATCAAGGCAGCGACAAGGCAACGGCGCGGGTTTAGGGCTTGCGATAGTAAAAGCGCTAGTTACAGCAAATGGGGGCGAAATAGTGGTAACCTCAAATGAAAACACTCGCTTTAACGTGTTTTTTAAACACATAAAAAGTTGAGCTTAACCCTCTTATTAGCACAGTAGCCATAGCGTAAAATACAATTTAAATTGTGGCTTTATTATGCAAACTGTAATGGGGGTTTACAGTTTGCATAAGCGAAAACCAACGAAAAAAAGCAGTGCCAATTAACATTAGCGTTTAGTATTATCGATTGACACAAAAAGTACCAATTGTAGGTCGGATAAGCGAAGCGCCATCCGACACAGTAAAATATCTTGCCAATTTATTATCAGCATTTTATGTTGTCGAATGGCTGGAAAGTGCCATTTGCGGACATTGGAAACGCTCAAATCAGCGAGCGCCGCTTTTTGGCGTCCGCTGCCTTTGCTTATTAGGCATTTCCTCTGTTGCTTGGATGAATTCGCTCTTTAAGAATGCGGGTTAGATCTTCAACAGATAATGGACCAAAGTCTATATTTTTTCGAATTTCTCCGAAAACGGAAAACATTCTTCCGTGCCCTTCTAAAGATGGGCAATGAGAGTTGAAATTTCTACCTTTGAATTCTTCAAATCGCCCTAAATCATTAACAATAAAAGATGCAGTTCCCATATAGGAAGATTCATTATTTCCATCAAATCCCGGAAACTTTGGGTCTTTTCCAAACGGTTTTGCCGCCTCTTCTAAGTTTGCTTTTTCTTCGTCTGACAACTGCTCATAACTATGCTCAATAAAGCTCCACATATCTAATATATCAAGGACTTCTTTAACAATTTCTGGATCATCTTGATCTTCAAAAGGTATTCCAGAATATTTCCACGGTATTGCCCATAAGTTATTACTAAATATTGCAGACTGAATAAATTTCGGCTCAATTTCACCGTCTATTTCTAGGTTCTCATACAGCTCACTCAGCATCAGGAGTATTAGTTTTTCACCATCTGATATTTTCATATTATCTTCCAAATTATTTAGCTAATATTGAGCGTTCCTGACGCTCGTCAGCGAGATCTTTAACAAAGGGCATGAAGCTATTAATCTTGTAATAAATCCTCTTCCCAACTTCTTTAATAGTTTCAGGGCCAGAAGCATCCGATAACGCTTCAATATCTTCATTTAACTCATCGCACAGTGCGCTAGCTTTATTTACAAAGAGATCGGAGAAATTTGAGCTTTGCTCATTCAGAAGCCGTGCATACTCCTCTACCTCCTTTGCAATACTATGAAAGTCGACACCTTTAAGCTTTTTGGCGTTGCATGACGGACCTATTTTTGATACTACGGATAAAATTCTATCTGTTTGGGC
This genomic stretch from Pseudoalteromonas translucida KMM 520 harbors:
- a CDS encoding YfbU family protein: MKISDGEKLILLMLSELYENLEIDGEIEPKFIQSAIFSNNLWAIPWKYSGIPFEDQDDPEIVKEVLDILDMWSFIEHSYEQLSDEEKANLEEAAKPFGKDPKFPGFDGNNESSYMGTASFIVNDLGRFEEFKGRNFNSHCPSLEGHGRMFSVFGEIRKNIDFGPLSVEDLTRILKERIHPSNRGNA